One segment of Aulosira sp. FACHB-615 DNA contains the following:
- the thrC gene encoding threonine synthase, with protein sequence MTQAISKHTQTTTATLEALKCKECGAEYELQASHVCEFCFGPLEVKYNYNNIRLSVSREKIQAGPNSIWRYRQFLPVATDNVIDVGTGMTPLVRSQRLARRLGLNKLYIKNDAVNMPTLSFKDRVVSVALSRARELGFTTVSCASTGNLANSTAAIAAHAGLDCCVFIPSDLEAGKVLGSLIYSPTLMAVKGNYDQVNRLCSEVANTHGWGFVNINLRPYYSEGSKTLGFEVAEQLGWQLPDHIVAPLASGSLFTKIYKGFKEFVEVGLVEDKNVRFSGAQAEGCSPIAQAFKEDRDFIKPVKPNTIAKSIAIGNPADGVYAVEIAKKTGGNIESVTDAEIIEGIKLLAETEGIFTETAGGTTIAVLKKLVEAGKIDPDETTVVYITGNGLKTQEAIQGYVGEPLTIDAKLDSFERALERSRTLDRLEWQQVLV encoded by the coding sequence ATGACTCAGGCAATCTCCAAACATACCCAAACCACCACAGCCACATTAGAAGCGTTGAAGTGTAAAGAATGTGGTGCAGAATACGAACTCCAAGCTAGTCATGTTTGTGAGTTTTGCTTTGGGCCGTTGGAAGTGAAATATAACTACAACAATATTCGCCTGAGTGTGAGCCGCGAAAAAATTCAAGCCGGGCCAAATTCAATTTGGCGCTATCGTCAATTTTTACCTGTTGCAACTGACAATGTAATTGATGTGGGAACTGGGATGACTCCTTTGGTGCGTTCCCAACGTCTTGCCCGTCGCCTGGGTCTGAATAAGCTTTACATTAAAAATGATGCCGTCAACATGCCTACCCTCAGCTTTAAGGATCGGGTAGTTTCAGTTGCTTTGTCTCGCGCTAGGGAACTAGGCTTTACTACAGTATCTTGTGCTAGTACTGGTAACTTAGCAAATTCTACAGCTGCGATCGCGGCTCATGCTGGTTTAGACTGCTGCGTATTCATCCCCTCTGACTTAGAAGCAGGTAAAGTTTTAGGTAGCTTGATTTACAGTCCTACACTCATGGCTGTTAAAGGCAACTACGATCAAGTAAACCGCCTCTGTTCAGAAGTTGCAAATACACATGGTTGGGGTTTTGTAAATATTAATCTGCGTCCTTACTACTCTGAAGGTTCCAAAACTCTCGGCTTTGAAGTCGCTGAACAACTGGGTTGGCAATTACCAGATCATATAGTTGCGCCTCTGGCTTCTGGTTCGCTGTTTACCAAAATCTATAAAGGCTTCAAAGAATTTGTCGAAGTTGGCTTAGTAGAAGATAAAAATGTGCGGTTTAGCGGCGCACAAGCTGAAGGTTGTTCGCCCATCGCTCAAGCATTTAAAGAAGACCGCGACTTTATCAAGCCAGTGAAACCAAATACAATTGCTAAATCGATCGCAATTGGTAATCCAGCAGATGGTGTCTATGCTGTCGAAATTGCGAAGAAAACAGGCGGTAATATTGAATCAGTCACCGATGCAGAAATTATCGAAGGCATCAAGTTGCTGGCAGAAACCGAAGGTATCTTTACAGAAACAGCAGGTGGTACAACCATCGCTGTGCTGAAAAAATTGGTAGAAGCTGGCAAAATTGATCCAGATGAAACTACCGTTGTTTATATCACTGGCAATGGTTTGAAAACTCAAGAAGCAATTCAAGGTTACGTTGGCGAACCATTGACAATTGATGCCAAACTCGATAGTTTTGAACGCGCCCTAGAACGTTCTCGTACCCTAGACCGCCTAGAATGGCAACAAGTTCTAGTTTAA
- a CDS encoding MoaD/ThiS family protein, protein MAVTVLIPTALQKFTNSQATIECTGSSVAELFDSLEKHCPGIKERLCDEAGQPRRFLNLYVNSEDIRFLEGIATSLKDGDEVSIVPAVAGG, encoded by the coding sequence ATGGCTGTTACTGTTTTAATTCCAACTGCTCTCCAAAAATTCACAAATAGTCAAGCTACCATCGAATGCACAGGTAGCAGTGTCGCTGAGTTGTTCGATTCTTTAGAAAAACATTGTCCTGGTATCAAAGAGCGACTGTGTGATGAAGCAGGACAACCACGACGCTTTTTAAATTTGTATGTGAATAGTGAAGATATCCGCTTTTTAGAGGGAATAGCTACATCGTTGAAAGATGGTGATGAAGTGAGTATTGTACCTGCTGTTGCAGGCGGTTGA